In Mus musculus strain C57BL/6J chromosome 1, GRCm38.p6 C57BL/6J, a single genomic region encodes these proteins:
- the Cfc1 gene encoding cryptic protein precursor — MRANSPTQGISLKMHQARPLFLVTVALQLIGLGYSYQSEGDGAREVSNILSPVIPGTTLDRTLSNSSRKNDIPEGARLWDSLPDSSTLGESAVPVSRCCHNGGTCVLGSFCVCPAYFTGRYCEHDQRRRDCGALGHGAWTLHSCRLCRCIFSALYCLPHQTFSHCDLKSFLSSGARGSRECSIPSLLLLVLCLLLQGVAGKG, encoded by the exons ATGAGAGCGAACTCACCAACCCAGGGTATCAGTTTGAAAATGCATCAAGCCAG GCCTCTGTTTTTGGTGACTGTCGCGCTGCAGCTCATCGGTCTGGGATACA GTTATCAGAGCGAAGGAGATGGTGCCAGAGAAGTCAGCAATATCCTCTCTCCAGTGATCCCCGGGACGACACTGGACAGAACTCTGAGTAattccagcagaaagaatgacatTCCGGAGGGGGCGCGCCTATGGGATTCCCTTCCTGACTCCAGCACTTTGGGAGAGA GTGCAGTCCCTGTATCCCGCTGTTGCCACAATGGCGGCACCTGTGTTCTGGGCAGTTTCTGCGTGTGCCCTGCCTATTTCACTGGTCGCTATTGCGAGCACGACCAGAGGCGCAG agaCTGTGGTGCCCTAGGGCATGGAGCTTGGACCCTGCACAGCTGCCGCCTATGCAGGTGCATCTTCTCAGCCCTGTACTGCCTCCCACACCAAACGTTCAGCCACTGTG ACCTGAAAAGCTTCCTTTCTTCAGGCGCCAGAGGATCAAGAGAATGCAGCATCCCAAGCCTCCTCCTGCTGGTGCTCTGCCTCCTCCTGCAGGGTGTGGCTGGTAAGGGCTGA
- the Prss40 gene encoding serine protease 40 isoform X2: MCGIRAKKSGLGGYGAGLLAALLGVSFLSQHAQTAEHVTNAANNTTIQIMKSTLSLSEVCGKTKFQGKIYGGQIAGAERWPWQASLRLYGRHICGAVLIDKNWVLSAAHCFQRSQEPSDYHVMLGYTDLNSPTRYSRTMSVQKVIVHKDYNRFHTQGSDIVLLQLRSSVEYSSHILPACVPEENIKIPKEKACWASGWGYLREDVRIPLPNELYEAELIIMSNDQCKGFFPPPVPGSGRSYYIYDDMVCAADYDMSKSICASRFSDPLPRMAQS; encoded by the exons ATGTGTGGCATCAGGGCCAAAAAATCGGGCCTGGGTGGATACGGGGCCGGCCTGCTGGCTGCTCTGCTCGGAGTGAGCTTCCTGTCACAGCATGCCCAGACCGCAGAACACGTCACCAACGCTGCGAATAACACTACCATCCAGATCATGAAGTCCACTCTATCCCTGTCAGAGG TATGTGGCAAGACCAAATTCCAAGGGAAGATCTATGGCGGTCAGATTGCAGGGGCTGAGCGGTGGCCGTGGCAGGCCAGTCTGCGCTTATATGGCAGGCACATCTGTGGAGCAGTTCTCATCGACAAAAACTGGGTACTCAGCGCTGCCCACTGCTTCCAAAG ATCTCAAGAACCAAGTGACTACCATGTCATGCTAGGCTACACCGACCTGAACAGTCCCACCAGGTACAGCAGGACGATGTCAGTGCAGAAGGTCATCGTTCACAAAGACTACAACAGATTCCACACCCAAGGAAGTGACATTGTCCTGCTGCAGCTGCGTTCCTCTGTGGAGTACAGCTCCCACATCCTCCCAGCCTGTGTCCCTGaggaaaacataaaaatcccCAAAGAGAAGGCCTGCTGGGCTAGTGGCTGGGGCTATCTCAGAGAGGACG TGCGAATTCCTTTGCCTAATGAACTGTATGAAGCCGAGCTCATCATCATGAGTAATGACCAGTGTAAAGGATTTTTCCCACCACCAGTTCCGGGATCCGGTAGAAGCTACTACATATATGATGATATGGTGTGTGCTGCTGACTATGACATGTCAAAATCCATCTGCGCA TCCCGATTCTCCGATCCACTGCCCAGGATGGCGCAGAGCTAA
- the Prss40 gene encoding serine protease 40 isoform X1, translated as MCGIRAKKSGLGGYGAGLLAALLGVSFLSQHAQTAEHVTNAANNTTIQIMKSTLSLSEVCGKTKFQGKIYGGQIAGAERWPWQASLRLYGRHICGAVLIDKNWVLSAAHCFQRSQEPSDYHVMLGYTDLNSPTRYSRTMSVQKVIVHKDYNRFHTQGSDIVLLQLRSSVEYSSHILPACVPEENIKIPKEKACWASGWGYLREDVRIPLPNELYEAELIIMSNDQCKGFFPPPVPGSGRSYYIYDDMVCAADYDMSKSICADTTPSQMPTTQLSCWHTVV; from the exons ATGTGTGGCATCAGGGCCAAAAAATCGGGCCTGGGTGGATACGGGGCCGGCCTGCTGGCTGCTCTGCTCGGAGTGAGCTTCCTGTCACAGCATGCCCAGACCGCAGAACACGTCACCAACGCTGCGAATAACACTACCATCCAGATCATGAAGTCCACTCTATCCCTGTCAGAGG TATGTGGCAAGACCAAATTCCAAGGGAAGATCTATGGCGGTCAGATTGCAGGGGCTGAGCGGTGGCCGTGGCAGGCCAGTCTGCGCTTATATGGCAGGCACATCTGTGGAGCAGTTCTCATCGACAAAAACTGGGTACTCAGCGCTGCCCACTGCTTCCAAAG ATCTCAAGAACCAAGTGACTACCATGTCATGCTAGGCTACACCGACCTGAACAGTCCCACCAGGTACAGCAGGACGATGTCAGTGCAGAAGGTCATCGTTCACAAAGACTACAACAGATTCCACACCCAAGGAAGTGACATTGTCCTGCTGCAGCTGCGTTCCTCTGTGGAGTACAGCTCCCACATCCTCCCAGCCTGTGTCCCTGaggaaaacataaaaatcccCAAAGAGAAGGCCTGCTGGGCTAGTGGCTGGGGCTATCTCAGAGAGGACG TGCGAATTCCTTTGCCTAATGAACTGTATGAAGCCGAGCTCATCATCATGAGTAATGACCAGTGTAAAGGATTTTTCCCACCACCAGTTCCGGGATCCGGTAGAAGCTACTACATATATGATGATATGGTGTGTGCTGCTGACTATGACATGTCAAAATCCATCTGCGCA GACACAACACCAAGTCAGATGCCCACCACCCAGCTTTCTTGCTGGCACACTGTGGTGTAA
- the Prss40 gene encoding serine protease 40 isoform X3 gives MCGIRAKKSGLGGYGAGLLAALLGVSFLSQHAQTAEHVTNAANNTTIQIMKSTLSLSEVCGKTKFQGKIYGGQIAGAERWPWQASLRLYGRHICGAVLIDKNWVLSAAHCFQRSQEPSDYHVMLGYTDLNSPTRYSRTMSVQKVIVHKDYNRFHTQGSDIVLLQLRSSVEYSSHILPACVPEENIKIPKEKACWASGWGYLREDVRIPLPNELYEAELIIMSNDQCKGFFPPPVPGSGRSYYIYDDMVCAADYDMSKSICAEDAVNHIK, from the exons ATGTGTGGCATCAGGGCCAAAAAATCGGGCCTGGGTGGATACGGGGCCGGCCTGCTGGCTGCTCTGCTCGGAGTGAGCTTCCTGTCACAGCATGCCCAGACCGCAGAACACGTCACCAACGCTGCGAATAACACTACCATCCAGATCATGAAGTCCACTCTATCCCTGTCAGAGG TATGTGGCAAGACCAAATTCCAAGGGAAGATCTATGGCGGTCAGATTGCAGGGGCTGAGCGGTGGCCGTGGCAGGCCAGTCTGCGCTTATATGGCAGGCACATCTGTGGAGCAGTTCTCATCGACAAAAACTGGGTACTCAGCGCTGCCCACTGCTTCCAAAG ATCTCAAGAACCAAGTGACTACCATGTCATGCTAGGCTACACCGACCTGAACAGTCCCACCAGGTACAGCAGGACGATGTCAGTGCAGAAGGTCATCGTTCACAAAGACTACAACAGATTCCACACCCAAGGAAGTGACATTGTCCTGCTGCAGCTGCGTTCCTCTGTGGAGTACAGCTCCCACATCCTCCCAGCCTGTGTCCCTGaggaaaacataaaaatcccCAAAGAGAAGGCCTGCTGGGCTAGTGGCTGGGGCTATCTCAGAGAGGACG TGCGAATTCCTTTGCCTAATGAACTGTATGAAGCCGAGCTCATCATCATGAGTAATGACCAGTGTAAAGGATTTTTCCCACCACCAGTTCCGGGATCCGGTAGAAGCTACTACATATATGATGATATGGTGTGTGCTGCTGACTATGACATGTCAAAATCCATCTGCGCA GAAGATGCTGTGAATCACATCAAGTGA
- the Prss40 gene encoding serine protease 40 isoform X6 has product MLGYTDLNSPTRYSRTMSVQKVIVHKDYNRFHTQGSDIVLLQLRSSVEYSSHILPACVPEENIKIPKEKACWASGWGYLREDVRIPLPNELYEAELIIMSNDQCKGFFPPPVPGSGRSYYIYDDMVCAADYDMSKSICAEDAVNHIK; this is encoded by the exons ATGCTAGGCTACACCGACCTGAACAGTCCCACCAGGTACAGCAGGACGATGTCAGTGCAGAAGGTCATCGTTCACAAAGACTACAACAGATTCCACACCCAAGGAAGTGACATTGTCCTGCTGCAGCTGCGTTCCTCTGTGGAGTACAGCTCCCACATCCTCCCAGCCTGTGTCCCTGaggaaaacataaaaatcccCAAAGAGAAGGCCTGCTGGGCTAGTGGCTGGGGCTATCTCAGAGAGGACG TGCGAATTCCTTTGCCTAATGAACTGTATGAAGCCGAGCTCATCATCATGAGTAATGACCAGTGTAAAGGATTTTTCCCACCACCAGTTCCGGGATCCGGTAGAAGCTACTACATATATGATGATATGGTGTGTGCTGCTGACTATGACATGTCAAAATCCATCTGCGCA GAAGATGCTGTGAATCACATCAAGTGA
- the Prss40 gene encoding serine protease 40 precursor codes for MCGIRAKKSGLGGYGAGLLAALLGVSFLSQHAQTAEHVTNAANNTTIQIMKSTLSLSEVCGKTKFQGKIYGGQIAGAERWPWQASLRLYGRHICGAVLIDKNWVLSAAHCFQRSQEPSDYHVMLGYTDLNSPTRYSRTMSVQKVIVHKDYNRFHTQGSDIVLLQLRSSVEYSSHILPACVPEENIKIPKEKACWASGWGYLREDVRIPLPNELYEAELIIMSNDQCKGFFPPPVPGSGRSYYIYDDMVCAADYDMSKSICAGDSGGPLVCLLEGSWYVVGLTSWSSTCEEPIVSPSVFARVSYFDKWIKDNKKSSSNSKPGESPHHPGSPENENPEGDNKNQGAVIKPTVCTALLLSQILLQQLI; via the exons ATGTGTGGCATCAGGGCCAAAAAATCGGGCCTGGGTGGATACGGGGCCGGCCTGCTGGCTGCTCTGCTCGGAGTGAGCTTCCTGTCACAGCATGCCCAGACCGCAGAACACGTCACCAACGCTGCGAATAACACTACCATCCAGATCATGAAGTCCACTCTATCCCTGTCAGAGG TATGTGGCAAGACCAAATTCCAAGGGAAGATCTATGGCGGTCAGATTGCAGGGGCTGAGCGGTGGCCGTGGCAGGCCAGTCTGCGCTTATATGGCAGGCACATCTGTGGAGCAGTTCTCATCGACAAAAACTGGGTACTCAGCGCTGCCCACTGCTTCCAAAG ATCTCAAGAACCAAGTGACTACCATGTCATGCTAGGCTACACCGACCTGAACAGTCCCACCAGGTACAGCAGGACGATGTCAGTGCAGAAGGTCATCGTTCACAAAGACTACAACAGATTCCACACCCAAGGAAGTGACATTGTCCTGCTGCAGCTGCGTTCCTCTGTGGAGTACAGCTCCCACATCCTCCCAGCCTGTGTCCCTGaggaaaacataaaaatcccCAAAGAGAAGGCCTGCTGGGCTAGTGGCTGGGGCTATCTCAGAGAGGACG TGCGAATTCCTTTGCCTAATGAACTGTATGAAGCCGAGCTCATCATCATGAGTAATGACCAGTGTAAAGGATTTTTCCCACCACCAGTTCCGGGATCCGGTAGAAGCTACTACATATATGATGATATGGTGTGTGCTGCTGACTATGACATGTCAAAATCCATCTGCGCA GGAGATTCTGGGGGCCCCCTTGTCTGCTTACTGGAAGGCTCCTGGTACGTGGTAGGGCTAACCAGCTGGAGCTCTACATGTGAAGAACCAATCGTCAGCCCCAGTGTCTTTGCCAGGGTCTCCTACTTTGACAAGTGGATTAAAGATAACAAGAAATCATCATCCAACTCAAAGCCAGGGGAGTCCCCTCACCATCCAGGATCCCCTGAGAATGAAAATCCCGAGGGCGACAATAAAAACCAAGGTGCTGTTATCAAGCCGACGGTGTGCACAGCCCTGCTGCTCTCCCAGATCCTCCTGCAACAGTTGATTTAG
- the Prss40 gene encoding serine protease 40 isoform X5, with protein sequence MLGYTDLNSPTRYSRTMSVQKVIVHKDYNRFHTQGSDIVLLQLRSSVEYSSHILPACVPEENIKIPKEKACWASGWGYLREDVRIPLPNELYEAELIIMSNDQCKGFFPPPVPGSGRSYYIYDDMVCAADYDMSKSICAGDSGGPLVCLLEGSWYVVGLTSWSSTCEEPIVSPSVFARVSYFDKWIKDNKKSSSNSKPGESPHHPGSPENENPEGDNKNQGAVIKPTVCTALLLSQILLQQLI encoded by the exons ATGCTAGGCTACACCGACCTGAACAGTCCCACCAGGTACAGCAGGACGATGTCAGTGCAGAAGGTCATCGTTCACAAAGACTACAACAGATTCCACACCCAAGGAAGTGACATTGTCCTGCTGCAGCTGCGTTCCTCTGTGGAGTACAGCTCCCACATCCTCCCAGCCTGTGTCCCTGaggaaaacataaaaatcccCAAAGAGAAGGCCTGCTGGGCTAGTGGCTGGGGCTATCTCAGAGAGGACG TGCGAATTCCTTTGCCTAATGAACTGTATGAAGCCGAGCTCATCATCATGAGTAATGACCAGTGTAAAGGATTTTTCCCACCACCAGTTCCGGGATCCGGTAGAAGCTACTACATATATGATGATATGGTGTGTGCTGCTGACTATGACATGTCAAAATCCATCTGCGCA GGAGATTCTGGGGGCCCCCTTGTCTGCTTACTGGAAGGCTCCTGGTACGTGGTAGGGCTAACCAGCTGGAGCTCTACATGTGAAGAACCAATCGTCAGCCCCAGTGTCTTTGCCAGGGTCTCCTACTTTGACAAGTGGATTAAAGATAACAAGAAATCATCATCCAACTCAAAGCCAGGGGAGTCCCCTCACCATCCAGGATCCCCTGAGAATGAAAATCCCGAGGGCGACAATAAAAACCAAGGTGCTGTTATCAAGCCGACGGTGTGCACAGCCCTGCTGCTCTCCCAGATCCTCCTGCAACAGTTGATTTAG
- the Prss40 gene encoding serine protease 40 isoform X4, translated as MCGIRAKKSGLGGYGAGLLAALLGVSFLSQHAQTAEHVTNAANNTTIQIMKSTLSLSEVCGKTKFQGKIYGGQIAGAERWPWQASLRLYGRHICGAVLIDKNWVLSAAHCFQRSQEPSDYHVMLGYTDLNSPTRYSRTMSVQKVIVHKDYNRFHTQGSDIVLLQLRSSVEYSSHILPACVPEENIKIPKEKACWASGWGYLREDVRIPLPNELYEAELIIMSNDQCKGFFPPPVPGSGRSYYIYDDMVCAADYDMSKSICAGLLL; from the exons ATGTGTGGCATCAGGGCCAAAAAATCGGGCCTGGGTGGATACGGGGCCGGCCTGCTGGCTGCTCTGCTCGGAGTGAGCTTCCTGTCACAGCATGCCCAGACCGCAGAACACGTCACCAACGCTGCGAATAACACTACCATCCAGATCATGAAGTCCACTCTATCCCTGTCAGAGG TATGTGGCAAGACCAAATTCCAAGGGAAGATCTATGGCGGTCAGATTGCAGGGGCTGAGCGGTGGCCGTGGCAGGCCAGTCTGCGCTTATATGGCAGGCACATCTGTGGAGCAGTTCTCATCGACAAAAACTGGGTACTCAGCGCTGCCCACTGCTTCCAAAG ATCTCAAGAACCAAGTGACTACCATGTCATGCTAGGCTACACCGACCTGAACAGTCCCACCAGGTACAGCAGGACGATGTCAGTGCAGAAGGTCATCGTTCACAAAGACTACAACAGATTCCACACCCAAGGAAGTGACATTGTCCTGCTGCAGCTGCGTTCCTCTGTGGAGTACAGCTCCCACATCCTCCCAGCCTGTGTCCCTGaggaaaacataaaaatcccCAAAGAGAAGGCCTGCTGGGCTAGTGGCTGGGGCTATCTCAGAGAGGACG TGCGAATTCCTTTGCCTAATGAACTGTATGAAGCCGAGCTCATCATCATGAGTAATGACCAGTGTAAAGGATTTTTCCCACCACCAGTTCCGGGATCCGGTAGAAGCTACTACATATATGATGATATGGTGTGTGCTGCTGACTATGACATGTCAAAATCCATCTGCGCA GGTCTCCTACTTTGA